In the genome of Conger conger chromosome 8, fConCon1.1, whole genome shotgun sequence, one region contains:
- the LOC133135248 gene encoding caspase-7-like — MSATEKGNETAQGDCVDTQLDSGLMAEGPSPSSQVAPSQVTGDSDPDKYRYNMNYTSIGQCVIINNKNFKKKGLDAREGTDKDADRVEKTFRWLGYDVKTFKDLKVAKMVTELTKVSKEDHSKMASFVCVLLSHGEDKVIFGTDREVELSELTSLFRGDRCATLVGKPKLFFIQACRGKEFDDGIVGMSFGDSEAIEAEESTPRIPVEADFLYGYSTAPGYYAWRNAQNGSWFIQSLCSILEEFGKQLELMQLMTRVNNMVALSFQSTNSKSSLHAKKQIPCIVSMLTKELYFPK; from the exons ATGTCTGCAACTGAAAAAGGAAATGAGACTGCGCAAGGAGACTGTGTGGACACCCAGCTGGATTCTGGCCTCAT GGCAGAGgggccctccccctcctcacagGTAGCACCATCACAGGTGACTGGTGACTCTGATCCTGACAAGTACAGATACAACATGAACTACACCAGCATTGGCCAGTGTGTcatcatcaacaacaaaaactttaaaaagaaaG GATTGGACGCTCGCGAAGGCACAGATAAAGATGCTGACCGAGTGGAGAAAACGTTCAGATGGCTGGGTTATGACGTTAAGACTTTCAAAGACCTGAAAGTAGCAAAGATGGTGACGGAGCTGACTAAAG TCTCTAAGGAGGATCACAGCAAGATGGCTTCCTTTGTGTGCGTGCTCCTGAGTCACGGGGAGGATAAAGTGATCTTCGGGACTGATCGTGAGGTGGAGCTCAGCGAACTGACCAGCCTCTTCAGAGGAGACCGCTGTGCTACCCTGGTGGGCAAACCCAAACTGTTTTTCATCCAG GCATGTCGTGGTAAAGAATTTGATGACGGAATCGTAGGAATGAGCTTTGGAGATTCAGAAGCTATCGAAGCTGAGGAATCAACCCCCAGGATCCCTGTAGAGGCGGACTTCCTGTATGGCTACTCCACTGCTCCAG GGTACTACGCCTGGAGGAACGCACAAAATGGCTCCTGGTTCATTCAGTCCCTGTGTTCCATTCTGGAGGAGTTTGGGAAACAGCTGGAACTAATGCAGCTCATGACCCGTGTTAACAACATGGTGGCACTGAGCTTTCAGTCGACCAACAGCAAATCATCGCTTCATGCCAAGAAGCAGATACCCTGCATTGTCTCTATGCTGACCAAAGAGCTGTACTTCCCTAAATAA
- the LOC133134623 gene encoding caspase-3-like: MSATEKGNETAQGDCVDTQLDSGLMAEGPSPSSQVAPSQVTGDSDPDKYRYNMNYTSIGQCVIINNKNFKKKGLNARKGTDEDADRAEKTFRWLGYDVKTFKDLEVAKMEKELTKVSKEDHSKMASFVCVILSHGEENGIIYGTDRDVELSKLTSLFRGDRCATLVGKPKLFFIQACRGKKRDGGIVGMSLGDTEAIEAEESTPRIPVEADFLYGYSTAPGYLAWRDKQDGSWFMKSLCFILDEFGKQLELMQLMTRVNNMVALSFQTPCAKKQIPCIVSMLTKELYFQK; this comes from the exons ATGTCTGCAACTGAAAAAGGAAATGAGACTGCGCAAGGAGACTGTGTGGACACCCAGCTGGATTCTGGCCTCAT GGCAGAGgggccctccccctcctcacagGTAGCACCATCACAGGTGACTGGTGACTCTGATCCTGACAAGTACAGATACAACATGAACTACACCAGCATTGGCCAGTGTGTcatcatcaacaacaaaaactttaaaaagaaaG GATTGAACGCTCGCAAAGGCACAGATGAAGATGCTGACCGAGCGGAGAAAACGTTCAGATGGCTGGGTTATGACGTTAAGACTTTCAAAGACCTGGAAGTAGCGAAGATGGAGAAGGAGCTGACCAAAG TCTCTAAGGAAGATCACAGCAAGATGGCTTCCTTTGTGTGCGTGATCCTGAGTCACGGGGAGGAGAACGGGATAATCTATGGGACTGATCGTGACGTGGAGCTCAGCAAACTGACCAGCCTCTTCAGAGGAGACCGCTGTGCTACCCTGGTGGGCAAACCCAAACTGTTCTTCATCCAG GCATGTCGTGGTAAAAAACGTGATGGCGGAATCGTGGGAATGAGCCTTGGAGATACCGAAGCTATCGAAGCTGAGGAATCAACCCCCAGGATCCCTGTAGAGGCGGACTTCCTGTATGGCTACTCCACTGCTCCAG GGTATCTTGCCTGGAGGGACAAACAAGATGGCTCCTGGTTCATGAAGTCCCTGTGTTTCATTCTGGACGAGTTTGGGAAACAGCTGGAACTAATGCAGCTCATGACCCGTGTTAACAACATGGTGGCACTCAGCTTTCAGACACCTTGTGCCAAAAAGCAGATACCCTGCATTGTGTCTATGCTGACCAAAGAGCTGTACTTCCAAAAATAA